A DNA window from Kitasatospora atroaurantiaca contains the following coding sequences:
- a CDS encoding ABC transporter ATP-binding protein, translating to MIRFDGAAKRHPDGTIAVEGLDLDVPAGRITVLVGPSGCGKTTILRMVNRMVEPTAGRVLLDGTDVARLEAAKLRRGIGYVIQQAGLFPHRRVIDNIATVPYLLGWDRKKARARAAELLELVGLAPETAKRYPFQLSGGQQQRVGVARALAADPPVLLMDEPFSAVDPVVRAGLQEELLRLQGELNKTVLFVTHDIEEAVRLGDQVVVLREHGRIAQLADPHTLLTAPADESVAAFLGRDRGLRGLGLRPAADVAVRPIDDGTRHGSWELALDDGGRPTGWLDHDRPTEVHPAPAFHPGTDTLRTALDATVLSPAGIAVAVDAEGRATGTVSREAVLAALSEERPVSARGR from the coding sequence GTGATCAGATTCGACGGCGCCGCCAAGCGCCACCCCGACGGCACCATCGCCGTCGAGGGCCTCGACCTCGACGTGCCGGCCGGCCGAATAACCGTCCTGGTCGGCCCGTCCGGCTGTGGCAAGACCACCATCCTGCGGATGGTCAACCGCATGGTCGAGCCGACCGCGGGCCGCGTACTGCTGGACGGCACGGACGTCGCCCGGCTGGAGGCCGCCAAGCTCCGCAGGGGCATCGGCTACGTGATCCAGCAGGCGGGCCTCTTCCCGCACCGCCGGGTGATCGACAACATCGCCACCGTCCCGTACCTGCTCGGATGGGACCGCAAGAAGGCCCGCGCGCGGGCCGCCGAGCTGCTCGAACTGGTCGGCCTGGCACCGGAGACCGCCAAGCGCTACCCCTTCCAGCTCTCGGGCGGCCAGCAACAGCGGGTCGGCGTCGCCCGGGCGCTCGCGGCCGACCCTCCGGTCCTGCTGATGGACGAGCCGTTCAGCGCGGTCGACCCGGTGGTCCGGGCCGGACTGCAGGAGGAACTGCTCCGGCTGCAGGGTGAGTTGAACAAGACCGTCCTGTTCGTCACGCACGACATCGAGGAGGCCGTGCGGCTCGGCGACCAGGTCGTGGTGCTCCGCGAGCACGGCCGGATCGCCCAACTCGCCGACCCGCACACGCTGCTGACCGCCCCGGCCGACGAGAGTGTGGCCGCCTTCCTGGGCCGGGACCGCGGGCTGCGCGGCCTCGGCCTCCGCCCGGCCGCCGACGTCGCCGTCCGGCCGATCGACGACGGTACCCGGCACGGGAGTTGGGAGCTGGCCCTGGACGACGGCGGCCGGCCGACCGGCTGGCTCGACCACGACCGGCCGACCGAGGTGCACCCCGCACCGGCCTTCCACCCCGGTACCGACACCCTGCGCACCGCGCTGGACGCCACCGTGCTCTCCCCCGCCGGCATCGCCGTCGCCGTCGACGCCGAAGGACGCGCCACCGGCACCGTGAGCCGGGAGGCCGTCCTCGCGGCACTCTCCGAGGAGCGACCGGTGAGCGCCCGTGGACGGTGA
- a CDS encoding response regulator transcription factor, whose protein sequence is MTTGTTGRVLVADDDAAIRRSLERGLRLSGFTVLLAEDGPGALALLGGAAPDVLVLDVSMPGLTGIEVCRALRARGDETPVLMLSALDEVADRVAGLQAGADDYLVKPFALEELVLRLQALLRRRPAPPPADVLRAGPLVIDQATRQVHRDGVELRLTRREFELLVQLARNAGIVLSRDQLLDRVWGYDFEVRTDAVDTFVSYLRRKLEEGGRPRLIHTVRGVGFVLRLPEGGSGS, encoded by the coding sequence ATGACCACGGGAACCACGGGTCGGGTGCTGGTCGCGGACGACGACGCCGCGATCCGCCGCTCGCTGGAGCGGGGGCTGCGGCTGAGCGGCTTCACCGTGCTCCTGGCCGAGGACGGCCCCGGCGCGCTGGCACTGCTCGGCGGGGCGGCGCCGGACGTCCTGGTGCTGGACGTGTCGATGCCCGGCCTGACCGGCATCGAGGTCTGCCGCGCCCTGCGTGCCCGGGGCGACGAGACACCGGTCCTGATGCTCTCGGCGCTGGACGAGGTGGCCGACCGGGTCGCCGGTCTGCAGGCCGGGGCGGACGACTACCTGGTGAAGCCGTTCGCGCTGGAGGAGCTGGTCCTCCGGCTGCAGGCGCTGCTGCGCCGCCGGCCCGCCCCGCCACCCGCCGACGTGCTCCGCGCCGGGCCGCTGGTGATCGACCAGGCCACCCGGCAGGTGCACCGGGACGGCGTGGAACTCCGGCTCACCAGACGGGAGTTCGAGCTGCTGGTGCAGCTGGCCAGGAACGCCGGGATCGTGCTCAGCCGGGACCAGCTCCTCGACCGGGTCTGGGGCTACGACTTCGAGGTGCGCACCGACGCCGTGGACACCTTCGTCAGCTATCTGCGCCGCAAGCTGGAGGAGGGCGGGCGGCCCCGGCTGATCCACACCGTCCGCGGGGTCGGCTTCGTCCTGCGGCTGCCCGAGGGCGGGAGCGGCTCGTGA
- a CDS encoding ABC transporter permease, which translates to MNWLDWLHTFFTSPARRSGPDSIVHRIAEHLAFSGEALLYSALLAIPLGLLIGYTGRGAVAVTALTGVTRALPTMGLVTLAVLLAGVGKTAVLVPLLALAAPPLLVAAVEGIRGTDPDVRDAARGIGLTHRQVLWQVCLPSALPTLLAGLRTAAVQVIATATVAAYVGLGGLGRYVIDGLATRDFPATVGGALLVVLLAVATQLLFAVLIRYALPPGIRVRSAPKEN; encoded by the coding sequence GTGAACTGGCTCGACTGGCTCCACACCTTCTTCACCTCGCCCGCCCGGCGGAGCGGTCCCGACTCGATCGTCCACCGCATCGCGGAGCATCTCGCCTTCTCCGGCGAGGCCCTGCTCTACTCGGCGCTCCTGGCCATCCCGCTCGGCCTGCTGATCGGCTACACGGGGCGGGGCGCCGTCGCCGTCACCGCGCTGACCGGCGTCACCCGCGCGCTTCCCACGATGGGGCTGGTCACGCTGGCCGTCCTGCTGGCCGGCGTCGGCAAGACGGCCGTGCTGGTACCGCTGCTCGCGCTCGCCGCACCGCCGCTGCTGGTGGCGGCCGTCGAGGGCATCCGGGGCACCGACCCGGACGTCCGGGACGCCGCCCGGGGCATCGGGCTGACGCACCGCCAGGTGCTCTGGCAGGTCTGTCTGCCCTCCGCCCTGCCGACCCTGCTGGCCGGCCTGCGCACGGCGGCCGTCCAGGTGATCGCGACCGCCACGGTGGCCGCTTACGTCGGTCTCGGCGGCCTCGGCCGGTACGTCATCGACGGGCTGGCCACCCGGGACTTCCCCGCGACGGTGGGCGGGGCGCTGCTCGTGGTCCTGCTGGCCGTCGCGACCCAACTGCTGTTCGCCGTACTGATCCGGTACGCGCTGCCGCCCGGCATCCGCGTCCGGAGCGCACCGAAGGAAAACTGA
- a CDS encoding transglycosylase SLT domain-containing protein, producing the protein MRSSLIAAMRRRSTLVVASAGLATACAASIVAVALPEDNASAAVVAAASAPAAAPTTEAAAPAAPAAPAAPAAPAAPAAPAAPSTEAAQPQAPAAQPQAAQPKAAEPQAASRSEQRAALSTTDTSPAGVKALAKSMVPAGQWAAFNNIITHESTWNIKAVNASSGAYGLAQALPGSKMASAGSDWRTNPATQIKWALSYMNDRYGSPNAAWSFWQTHHWY; encoded by the coding sequence ATGCGTAGTTCCCTCATTGCCGCCATGCGCCGACGCTCCACCCTCGTGGTGGCCTCCGCCGGCCTGGCGACTGCCTGTGCCGCCTCCATCGTGGCGGTGGCACTCCCCGAGGACAACGCTTCCGCCGCGGTCGTGGCAGCCGCCTCCGCGCCCGCCGCAGCTCCCACCACCGAGGCCGCAGCCCCGGCCGCGCCCGCCGCGCCCGCCGCGCCCGCCGCGCCCGCCGCGCCCGCCGCGCCCGCCGCGCCGAGCACCGAGGCCGCCCAGCCGCAGGCCCCCGCCGCTCAGCCCCAGGCCGCGCAGCCGAAGGCCGCCGAGCCCCAGGCCGCCTCCCGCTCCGAGCAGCGCGCCGCGCTGTCGACCACCGACACCAGCCCGGCCGGCGTCAAGGCCCTGGCCAAGAGCATGGTCCCGGCCGGTCAGTGGGCCGCGTTCAACAACATCATCACCCACGAGAGCACCTGGAACATCAAGGCGGTCAACGCCTCCTCCGGTGCCTACGGCCTGGCCCAGGCCCTGCCGGGCTCCAAGATGGCCTCGGCCGGCTCCGACTGGCGCACCAACCCGGCCACCCAGATCAAGTGGGCCCTGAGCTACATGAACGACCGCTACGGCAGCCCGAACGCCGCCTGGTCCTTCTGGCAGACCCACCACTGGTACTGA
- a CDS encoding ABC transporter substrate-binding protein, which yields MTTRLLRTATAVTLLLGAAACSSSGGSDPLASSSSPATSGKTVVVGSANFPENVLLASIYSQALKAKGVKVEEKFNIGSREVLYGQLQNGSLTVLPEYNGALLGYLDAKNTAAGTEAVNAALQKALPATLAILDSSSAEDKDSLTVSQETADKFQLKSIADLAAKAKEFSIGGPPEFKARSEPLLKDNYGLTFKEWKPTGETTANALKDGSIQVGNVFTTDPKIVQLKLVVLADPKNVFSTQNVTPLVNKAGVDATATAALNAISAKLDTAGLTALMKRVAVDKEDPSAVAKDWLKTNGLS from the coding sequence ATGACCACCCGTCTGCTCAGAACCGCCACCGCCGTCACCCTCCTGCTCGGCGCTGCGGCCTGCAGCTCCTCCGGTGGCAGCGACCCGCTCGCGTCCTCCTCGTCCCCCGCGACCTCGGGCAAGACCGTGGTGGTCGGCTCGGCCAACTTCCCCGAGAACGTCCTGCTCGCCTCGATCTACTCGCAGGCGCTCAAGGCCAAGGGCGTCAAGGTCGAGGAGAAGTTCAACATCGGCAGCCGCGAGGTGCTCTACGGGCAGCTGCAGAACGGCAGCCTGACGGTGCTGCCCGAGTACAACGGTGCGCTGCTCGGCTACCTGGACGCCAAGAACACCGCGGCCGGCACCGAGGCGGTCAACGCCGCCCTGCAGAAGGCGCTGCCCGCCACGCTGGCGATACTCGACTCCTCGTCCGCCGAGGACAAGGACTCGCTGACGGTGAGCCAGGAGACCGCGGACAAGTTCCAGCTCAAGAGCATCGCCGACCTGGCCGCCAAGGCCAAGGAGTTCTCCATCGGCGGCCCGCCGGAGTTCAAGGCGCGCAGCGAGCCGCTGCTCAAGGACAACTACGGCCTGACCTTCAAGGAGTGGAAGCCGACGGGTGAGACCACGGCCAACGCGCTGAAGGACGGCTCGATCCAGGTCGGCAACGTGTTCACCACCGACCCGAAGATCGTGCAGCTGAAGCTGGTCGTGCTGGCCGACCCGAAGAACGTGTTCAGCACGCAGAACGTCACCCCGCTGGTGAACAAGGCGGGTGTGGACGCGACCGCGACCGCGGCCCTGAACGCCATCTCCGCCAAGCTGGACACGGCCGGGCTGACCGCGCTGATGAAGCGCGTCGCCGTGGACAAGGAGGACCCGTCGGCGGTGGCCAAGGACTGGCTGAAGACCAACGGCCTGAGCTGA
- a CDS encoding acyl-CoA dehydrogenase family protein gives MATTSARLDPADLLAVGDLLTDEERLIRDTVRQFADERIRPHVGDWFERGVFPARELAPELGKLGVLGMHLDGYGCTGSSAVAYGVACMELEAADSGLRSFVSVQGSLAMRSIHAFGSEEQKQRWLPDMAAGRAIGCFGLTEPDFGSDPANMRTRARRKGADWVLSGTKMWITNGSISDVAVVWAQTEEGVRGFLVPSGTPGFSANDVHGKLSLRASVTSELVFDEVVLPADAVLPGVTGLRGPLSSLGEARYGILWGTVGAARDCYTTALDYAKSRIQFERPIAGFQLTQQKLVEMMLEVEKAYLVAVRIGRLKDAGQCRPAHISFGKLNNVRAAIEIARSARTILGANGITTEYPVLRHANNLESVLTYEGTSEIHTLVLGEAITGESAYR, from the coding sequence CGTCGGCGACCTGCTGACCGACGAGGAGCGGCTGATCCGCGACACCGTGCGGCAGTTCGCCGACGAGCGGATCCGGCCCCACGTCGGCGACTGGTTCGAGCGGGGTGTCTTCCCGGCCCGCGAGCTCGCGCCCGAGCTGGGCAAGCTCGGGGTGCTGGGCATGCACCTGGACGGCTACGGCTGCACCGGATCCTCGGCGGTCGCGTACGGCGTCGCCTGTATGGAGCTGGAGGCGGCCGACTCGGGGCTGCGCAGCTTCGTCTCCGTCCAGGGCTCGCTCGCGATGCGGTCCATCCACGCCTTCGGCTCCGAGGAGCAGAAGCAGCGCTGGCTCCCGGACATGGCGGCCGGCCGGGCTATCGGGTGCTTCGGACTGACCGAGCCGGACTTCGGCTCCGACCCGGCCAACATGCGGACCAGGGCCCGCCGCAAGGGCGCCGACTGGGTGCTCTCGGGCACCAAGATGTGGATCACCAACGGCAGCATCTCGGACGTCGCGGTGGTCTGGGCGCAGACCGAGGAAGGCGTCCGGGGCTTCCTGGTGCCCAGCGGCACGCCCGGCTTCTCGGCCAACGACGTGCACGGGAAGCTCTCGCTGCGCGCCTCGGTGACCAGCGAGCTGGTGTTCGACGAGGTGGTGCTGCCCGCCGACGCCGTACTGCCGGGGGTGACCGGCCTGCGGGGCCCGCTGTCCTCGCTGGGCGAGGCCCGGTACGGCATCCTCTGGGGCACCGTCGGCGCCGCCCGTGACTGCTACACCACCGCGCTCGACTACGCCAAGAGCCGGATCCAGTTCGAGCGCCCCATCGCGGGCTTCCAGCTAACCCAGCAGAAGCTGGTCGAGATGATGCTGGAGGTGGAGAAGGCCTACCTGGTCGCCGTCAGGATCGGCCGCCTGAAGGACGCCGGCCAGTGCCGCCCGGCCCACATCAGCTTCGGCAAGCTCAACAACGTCCGTGCGGCGATCGAGATCGCCCGCAGCGCGCGGACCATCCTCGGCGCCAACGGCATCACCACCGAGTATCCGGTGCTCCGCCACGCCAACAACCTGGAGTCGGTGCTGACCTACGAGGGCACCTCCGAGATCCACACGCTCGTCCTCGGCGAGGCCATCACCGGGGAGTCGGCCTACCGCTGA
- a CDS encoding cysteine dioxygenase, which translates to MSLDLAPDRIGILPTPQPTPAPAPLSPNALRKIVRELAEQPDQWLHRVRLASDRWYERLALTDDHEVWLISWLPGQSTGFHDHGGSRGAFAVALGEVEELSLGGAEQGLLIRRVPAGSARAFGPEYLHDVRNTAPGPAVTIHAYSPPLSEISRYELRAGGLVRTAQEGPEQW; encoded by the coding sequence ATGAGCCTTGACCTAGCTCCCGACCGCATCGGCATCCTGCCGACCCCGCAGCCCACACCGGCACCCGCGCCGCTCTCGCCGAACGCCCTGCGCAAGATCGTCCGCGAGCTGGCCGAGCAGCCCGACCAGTGGCTCCACCGGGTACGCCTGGCCTCGGACCGTTGGTACGAACGGCTGGCGCTGACCGATGACCACGAGGTGTGGCTGATCAGCTGGCTGCCGGGCCAGTCCACCGGGTTCCACGACCACGGCGGCTCGCGCGGCGCCTTCGCGGTGGCACTCGGCGAGGTCGAGGAGCTGTCCCTGGGCGGGGCCGAGCAGGGGCTGCTGATCCGCCGGGTCCCGGCCGGTTCGGCGCGGGCCTTCGGCCCCGAGTACCTGCACGACGTACGGAACACGGCCCCCGGGCCTGCGGTGACCATCCACGCGTACTCGCCGCCGCTGAGCGAGATCTCGCGCTACGAACTGCGGGCCGGTGGCCTGGTCCGCACCGCCCAGGAAGGACCGGAGCAGTGGTGA
- a CDS encoding SAM-dependent methyltransferase, translating into MEQSSRTSATDLRPDVPHPARMYDYYLGGKDNFPADREAAERALAANPEFRSTARANRGFLQRAVRFVTGQGIDQFLDIGTGIPTVGNTHEIAQQVDPQARVVYVDNDPIVLTHARALMAGMGLGRTDVLQADLRGPAGILSAAEVKGLLDLDRPVALVLAAVLHFLPDETEPYKIVETLVDALAPGSYLILSHGTADFIPPEVRDRVTGVYSKATAPLVGRSREEVRRFFDGLELLEPGVVTVPLWRPEEEPAEGADRVSMYGAVARKL; encoded by the coding sequence GTGGAGCAGTCCAGCAGAACGTCCGCCACCGACCTGCGCCCCGATGTGCCGCACCCGGCCCGGATGTACGACTACTACCTGGGCGGCAAGGACAACTTCCCGGCCGACCGTGAGGCGGCGGAGCGGGCGCTGGCGGCCAACCCGGAGTTCCGGTCGACGGCCCGGGCCAACCGGGGCTTCCTGCAGCGCGCGGTGCGCTTCGTCACCGGGCAGGGCATCGACCAGTTCCTCGACATCGGCACCGGCATCCCGACCGTCGGCAACACCCACGAGATCGCCCAGCAGGTCGATCCGCAGGCACGGGTGGTGTACGTCGACAACGACCCGATCGTGCTGACACACGCCCGCGCGCTGATGGCGGGGATGGGTCTCGGCCGTACCGACGTGCTGCAGGCCGACCTCCGGGGCCCGGCGGGCATCCTGTCCGCCGCCGAGGTCAAGGGGCTGCTGGACCTCGACCGGCCGGTGGCCCTGGTGCTGGCCGCGGTGCTGCACTTCCTGCCGGACGAGACCGAGCCGTACAAGATCGTCGAGACGCTGGTGGACGCGCTCGCGCCCGGCAGCTACCTGATCCTGTCGCACGGCACCGCCGACTTCATCCCGCCGGAGGTCAGGGACCGGGTGACGGGCGTCTACAGCAAGGCCACGGCGCCGCTGGTCGGCCGCTCGCGCGAGGAGGTGCGGCGGTTCTTCGACGGCCTGGAGCTGCTGGAGCCCGGGGTGGTCACCGTACCGCTGTGGCGCCCCGAGGAGGAGCCGGCCGAGGGCGCGGACCGGGTGAGCATGTACGGCGCGGTGGCCCGCAAGCTCTGA
- a CDS encoding multidrug effflux MFS transporter: protein MPGPGPSVDATGDKSTVPPTPVEEGAASAAPPSRATVAVLGGLVALGPLTTDLYLPALPALTEDLGSTAPAVQLTLTASLFGLAIGQLLFGPLSDRLGRRRPLLAGMTLYTLATVVCAVADSVPVLVAGRALQGAAGAAGLVIARAIARDRYEGVGMIRFMASLGVISGLAPIFAPVVGAQLLRLTSWRGTFLALVVLGGLLTLLAALSLRESLPPERRHGQGLSTTFRAIGGLLRDSRFLGFLLTSTFAFGALFAYVGGSSVVLQTVYGISPQTFSLLFAVNSVAVVGFSQLNGRVLVNRLSPSVLTLLGLGAAALAGTALILFTAVWDLGLAGVWPALFLLMASMGVILPNSSAQALTMAPHAAGSASALIGTGTFLCGAVVAPLSSAGGRPSAVLLGVVVLSCAALALAAFATLCRPWAKPT, encoded by the coding sequence ATGCCAGGCCCAGGCCCGTCCGTGGACGCCACCGGCGACAAGTCGACAGTTCCACCCACGCCGGTCGAGGAGGGCGCAGCCTCCGCCGCGCCGCCGAGCCGGGCCACCGTGGCCGTGCTCGGCGGCCTGGTCGCCCTGGGCCCGCTCACCACCGACCTCTACCTGCCCGCCCTCCCGGCCCTCACGGAGGACCTCGGCTCCACCGCCCCGGCCGTCCAACTCACGCTCACGGCATCCCTGTTCGGACTGGCCATCGGACAGCTGCTGTTCGGCCCGCTCAGCGACCGCCTCGGGCGCCGCCGCCCGCTGCTCGCCGGCATGACGCTCTACACACTCGCCACCGTGGTCTGCGCGGTGGCCGACTCGGTCCCCGTACTGGTGGCCGGACGGGCCCTCCAGGGCGCCGCGGGGGCGGCCGGACTGGTGATCGCCAGGGCCATCGCCCGGGACCGTTACGAGGGCGTCGGGATGATCCGCTTCATGGCCTCGCTCGGCGTGATATCCGGCCTCGCGCCGATCTTCGCACCCGTGGTCGGCGCCCAGCTGCTGCGCCTCACCTCCTGGCGCGGCACCTTCCTCGCGCTGGTCGTGCTCGGCGGACTGCTCACCCTCCTCGCGGCGCTCTCGCTGCGCGAGTCACTTCCGCCGGAGCGACGGCACGGGCAGGGCCTGAGCACCACCTTCCGGGCGATCGGCGGCCTGCTGCGCGACTCCCGCTTTCTCGGCTTCCTTCTCACCAGCACCTTCGCCTTCGGCGCCCTGTTCGCGTACGTCGGCGGCTCCTCGGTGGTGCTGCAGACGGTGTACGGCATCTCGCCGCAGACCTTCAGCCTGCTCTTCGCCGTCAACTCCGTTGCCGTGGTGGGCTTCAGCCAGCTCAACGGGAGAGTGCTGGTGAACCGGCTCTCCCCGTCCGTGCTGACGCTCCTCGGGCTGGGCGCCGCTGCCCTGGCCGGCACCGCGCTCATCCTCTTCACGGCGGTCTGGGACCTCGGCCTGGCGGGCGTCTGGCCGGCCCTGTTCCTGCTGATGGCCAGCATGGGCGTCATCCTGCCCAACTCCTCGGCACAGGCGCTCACCATGGCACCGCACGCGGCCGGATCGGCCTCCGCGCTGATCGGGACGGGCACCTTCCTGTGCGGCGCGGTGGTCGCCCCGCTCAGCAGCGCGGGCGGCCGGCCCTCGGCGGTACTGCTCGGCGTGGTGGTGCTCAGCTGCGCCGCGCTCGCGCTGGCCGCCTTCGCGACCCTGTGCCGCCCGTGGGCGAAGCCGACGTAG
- a CDS encoding sensor histidine kinase has product MKLSTRIALSVTLLVPVLVLAAGLLVLGLVNRDLRHQQDTRLQDRASAVLPDVRTLLTADRKGRSRVEQTQQRKVLGDALDAGVRLEASDGALVLTGGPQPADTVALPEETPGGPVTVRAKGHAWRVLTVRVDGAAPGTLWLFAPASATDPQLTAVRRRVVLVALLAAPVSGLLAYALADRTTVSLRRLSRRAARLDPRAGAAGFAAERTHIAEVDELTTAIAQLLARYEEQAGRTAQALDTARSFSSAASHELRTPLMSMRTNLDVLAAHPDLPAGERAEVVRDLQEEHARLLELLTALRMLAQGDLVELSAFGPLDLAELVDAVLGETGRRRPEVRTSAELPSELRVFGWEAGLRILLANLLGNAVVHGRLPDEPARITVGLRAEGGFAVLTVDDAGPGIPAAERGAVFGRFHRRPGSPGSGLGLTLVAQQAALHRGTVTIGTPPGGTGCRFEVRLPLPADTPTLQLPLRRDWISRD; this is encoded by the coding sequence GTGAAGCTCTCCACGCGGATCGCGCTCTCGGTCACGCTCCTGGTGCCGGTGCTGGTGCTCGCTGCCGGGCTGCTGGTGCTCGGCCTGGTCAACCGCGACCTGCGCCACCAGCAGGACACCCGGCTGCAGGACCGGGCGTCGGCCGTCCTGCCCGACGTCCGGACGCTGCTCACCGCCGATCGCAAGGGCCGATCCCGGGTCGAGCAGACCCAGCAGCGCAAGGTGCTCGGCGACGCGCTGGACGCCGGTGTCCGGCTCGAGGCCTCGGACGGCGCTCTCGTACTGACCGGCGGTCCGCAGCCCGCCGACACGGTCGCACTCCCCGAGGAGACCCCGGGCGGCCCGGTCACCGTACGGGCCAAGGGCCACGCCTGGCGGGTGCTGACCGTACGGGTGGACGGCGCGGCGCCCGGCACGCTGTGGCTGTTCGCCCCGGCCTCGGCCACCGACCCGCAGCTCACCGCCGTGCGCCGCCGGGTCGTGCTGGTGGCGCTCCTGGCCGCACCGGTCTCGGGGCTGCTCGCGTACGCCCTGGCCGACCGGACCACCGTCTCGCTGCGCCGGCTCAGCCGCCGGGCGGCCCGGCTCGACCCGCGGGCGGGGGCCGCGGGCTTCGCCGCCGAGCGGACGCACATCGCCGAGGTGGACGAACTCACCACAGCCATCGCCCAGTTGCTGGCCCGTTACGAGGAGCAGGCAGGTCGGACGGCGCAGGCGCTGGACACCGCCCGGTCGTTCTCCTCGGCGGCCTCGCACGAGCTCCGCACTCCGCTGATGAGCATGCGGACCAACCTGGACGTGCTCGCCGCCCACCCCGATCTGCCGGCCGGGGAACGTGCGGAGGTGGTCCGGGACCTGCAGGAGGAGCACGCCCGGCTGCTGGAGCTGCTGACGGCGCTGCGGATGCTCGCCCAGGGGGACCTGGTGGAGCTGTCCGCCTTCGGCCCGCTCGACCTGGCCGAACTGGTCGACGCGGTGCTCGGCGAGACCGGGCGGCGTCGGCCCGAGGTTCGGACGTCCGCCGAACTGCCGTCCGAGCTCCGGGTCTTCGGCTGGGAGGCGGGCCTGCGGATCCTGCTGGCCAACTTGCTGGGCAACGCCGTGGTGCACGGCCGGCTGCCGGACGAGCCGGCCCGGATCACCGTGGGGCTGCGGGCGGAGGGCGGCTTCGCGGTGCTCACCGTGGACGACGCAGGCCCGGGCATCCCGGCGGCCGAGCGGGGTGCCGTCTTCGGCCGGTTCCACCGCCGCCCGGGCAGCCCCGGGTCCGGGCTCGGCCTGACCCTGGTCGCCCAGCAGGCGGCGCTGCACCGCGGCACCGTCACCATCGGGACGCCGCCCGGCGGCACGGGCTGCCGGTTCGAGGTACGGCTGCCGCTGCCGGCGGACACGCCGACGCTGCAGCTTCCGCTCCGGCGGGACTGGATCTCGCGCGACTGA
- a CDS encoding ABC transporter permease: MDGEPLVRWHWLGTHVAYLRDLTLDHAVIALVPVLIALLIAVPLGLACARYPRLYQPLSAVFNVVYALPALAVFVVLIPYTGLATNATVMIPLTCYALAVLLPTTVDGLRSVPEAVRQAATAMGYGPWHRLAAVELPAAVPYLVAGLRVAAVSSISLAAVGALIGKGGLGYLFIDGFQRTFPTPILAGIVLVAVLALVTDLVLVLARRLLAPWAVREKGAAS; this comes from the coding sequence GTGGACGGTGAACCTCTCGTCCGCTGGCACTGGCTCGGCACCCATGTGGCGTACCTGCGCGATCTCACGCTCGACCACGCGGTGATCGCCCTCGTCCCGGTGCTGATCGCCCTCCTGATCGCGGTGCCGCTCGGCCTGGCCTGCGCCCGCTACCCCAGGCTCTACCAACCGCTGTCCGCCGTCTTCAACGTGGTGTACGCGCTGCCGGCACTCGCCGTCTTCGTCGTGCTGATCCCGTACACCGGGCTGGCCACCAACGCCACCGTGATGATCCCGCTGACCTGCTACGCACTCGCGGTGCTGCTGCCGACCACGGTGGACGGGCTGCGCTCGGTGCCGGAGGCGGTACGGCAGGCCGCGACCGCGATGGGCTACGGCCCCTGGCACCGGCTGGCGGCGGTGGAACTCCCGGCCGCCGTGCCGTACCTGGTGGCCGGCCTGCGGGTCGCGGCGGTGTCCAGCATCTCGCTGGCCGCCGTCGGCGCGCTGATCGGCAAGGGCGGCCTCGGCTACCTCTTCATCGACGGCTTCCAGCGGACCTTCCCGACGCCGATCCTGGCGGGCATCGTCCTGGTCGCCGTGCTGGCCCTGGTGACCGATCTGGTCCTGGTGCTGGCCCGGCGTCTGCTCGCGCCCTGGGCCGTCCGGGAGAAGGGAGCAGCCTCGTGA
- a CDS encoding rhodanese-like domain-containing protein yields MVTTIDELVERSRAGVHRPGPQEAYEAAAAGALLVDIRPAAQRAREGAIPDALVIERNVLEWRLDPTGSHRIPEATGHELQVIVVCSEGYASSLAAASLRELGLHRATDLDGGFVAWAAAGLPTKDGGEGLL; encoded by the coding sequence GTGGTGACCACGATCGACGAGTTGGTGGAGCGGTCGAGGGCCGGGGTTCACCGGCCGGGGCCGCAGGAGGCGTACGAGGCGGCCGCGGCGGGCGCGCTGTTGGTCGACATCCGTCCGGCCGCGCAGCGGGCACGCGAGGGCGCGATCCCGGATGCGCTGGTCATCGAGCGCAATGTGCTGGAGTGGCGGCTCGATCCGACGGGCAGTCACCGGATTCCCGAGGCGACCGGCCACGAGTTGCAGGTGATCGTGGTGTGCTCGGAGGGCTATGCGTCCAGCCTCGCTGCCGCGAGCCTGCGCGAGCTGGGCCTGCACCGGGCCACCGACCTGGACGGCGGCTTCGTCGCCTGGGCGGCGGCCGGTCTGCCCACGAAGGACGGCGGCGAAGGTTTGCTCTGA